The DNA region tggttttggtccctccggagctcttgGTCAACATCGGAGCTCTGGTGACCCATGTGGCATGGACACGTCAGTTTAATAAGCTGACgtggaatttgttttttttaattaaaaaaacctaattaatttaaaaaaagaaattgttcaaaatttaaaaaaaaaaaaaaacttgatttaACTTTAAGGAGGCCTTTAATATACTACTTTTGACCTATTGTTGTGGGTTAactagattttaaaaaaaaataataattcaaaatatttattagTGAATTAGTTAATGAAGGGTTTAGGTTAATCAAATCTGGGTTCATCTTCATCCCCAGCTCCCCTCCCTCTCAGTCTTCACATATCCCACTTGCACCTCCATCATTTCCGGCGACACCACGGTGGCTTGGTACTCTCTTTCTCATTTTTTGTTCTTGAAACTCAATGCCACCGCTATCTATAGAGAACATGTAGGAACATAACAGAAATAAAAAACAATCCCACCACATTTCCAAATCACCACCGTCTACGAATGTTGAAAACCTTCAATCAATTTGATCCACCCAAGGAAAATAAATCACCAAGCCAAGCACAGACAAGTTCAATATCTATTTCTCTTGGTGGACACATCATCTTCGATTTGCATTGTGGGTTGCGGTGGGGATGGGGTGAGGTTGGGTGTGGGTGGGTTCTGGGTTCGAATGGGTTGTGGTTTGCTGGTGTGGGTTGCGGTGAGGTTGGGTGTGGGTTGCGGGTGGTCCTGGGTTGATCGAGGGAGAGCAGTTGATAGTGACATAGCGGCTCTCCagatatggtggtggtggtagttgtGGTGGGGTGCATGGTGGTTGATGGGAGGGATTTGTGGTGGAGAGGAGGTATGGAGTAGAAGAATAGAGAGGAAATCAAAGATCCAGAGATGAACATGTGAATGTTGGTGGGGGTATTGGCTAGGGTGGTTTAGTCTTCATGGTGGAGAGATGGTGACTgggatgaggatgaagaaggATGGAAAAGGATGAAGAAGTAGAACCTGGGTGGATCATaagaagaagctgaagaagGTGGGCGTGGATGAGAAAAATGAGATTTAATTAATCATTTTAATTATgggttatttaaaaaaaaattaaatgaaaaataaaaaaaatccactTAGGCTCCCACATGGACATGCCACATGGgtcaccggagctccggtgttgaccaagagctccggagggaccaaaaccaaacattttgacaaaggttagggactaaagcccacctttactccggcgagggacgaaaaccaaacatatggtaaaggttagggaccaaaaacttatttaagcctatattAAATGGTGTCATTTTCTAGAGGCATAGGCTGAAGATAgttattcattttctttaatatgaaaaacaatataaaaaccgtgatgaagatgaagaatgaaaTTTGGAGTTTACTCAAAATAAAAAGTTAGAGAAATGATTTTTGGGTGGGAATAGATAATCTTCAGCAAGTTACACAAGTGCTTAAGAACCTCTTTCATATTACAGTACAACATACTAACGGATAGATAACTAGACTAATATCTTACAAGAACGTGTACTTGTGTTTTCTCCATACATAGATGAGAAGATAACTATTTACAGCCTAAGCTCATCAGATATCAACGTGCAGCTCTAAAACCTTTCACGCATGTGCAAACGGAGCCTTCCTAAAATATCTCGCATTACTTATGGGCATTTTTATTGTTGGCAATAAGGACATCAAGTTGGGGTGACCCTCCGGTTGGTCGGACCGGTTGTGAACCTTGAGGTCTCGAACCTAGAACTGGTGTTTGTGTCGGCGCAATTATTCGCTGCGTAACAGCCTCTGGATAGTGCCGACTATCAAGTTCAAGACTTCCACGCATTCTCCGTGTAGGACGCCAATTCTGATCTGGTTGCGAAGTGAACAAATCATCAGTCCTAGAAACTGACAGCACCGTTCCCCCCACAGTTCTTCTTTGCTCCCCTGATGTGGCTGCAGTTTGATTTTGAACTGAAATAGATTGAGATTGTCTGGCAGCTTGGGCAGCAGCCATAACACTATCCCGTTGGCTATTGGAAGTAGCTCTTGCTGTCTGAGCATTCCTAGACAGCAAACCATATGATTGCATTAGTCGTTCTCGTGGTGACAGGGGATTCAGAGATTGCTGCAGGTGTGGGTTTGTGAAGTTATTAAGCGAACCAGATCTGTATGGGTTTTGCAATGGAGTTGGTGCTGGCATACAAACAGGCGGTACTCGGTCCTGAGTCCAATGAAAAGTAAAATATAAGTACTCAGTCCTGAGTCCAATGAAAAGTAAAATATAAGTACACAAGCTACAAACACCAAGAAACACACCTAAAAGTGAGGTTCTTCTAATGATATCCAACATAATAGATGAAACACATTACTGACAATGATTATTACAGTATAAGTAGtgaaaaataacaaaacacTTGATAtagtataattttaaaatattaattagttaatgAAAAGATAGTTGAAGAAAGACAGCTAAGAAAATAGAGCATTCTCACATCTTCAGTAAATAGAACATTCTCACATCTGCAGTCGATCCCTTTACATTACCTAAAAATATGAACTTATGTTGCTCTACTTCAGTCTTACAGGAGAGAAATTTTCAGTCTTCCCACTTACTTTTTGTGCAAAAGAATATTAAGTCAATTAATCCTAAAGCGCAGTTTTAAAACAAATTTTAGGTTCAgtgtatttttcttttatatatgaGTAGTGGTCATGTTTTCCTTATAAGGAACTTACGGCATTTCAACACATAAAAAAGGAACAGCCATATCCAGAAAGAGTTGTCACATAAGGTGCGGAATCAACAAACTGTGCGGCACCAACACAACCACCAGATAAAATGAGTATACAGTAGGAATAGAATACTAATAAATCAAACCTGTGTTGCTGAGCGATGCTGGTATGCTGAAGAATTCAGACCTGAGACCTGAGGCTGATTCAATGGGGGTCGAGAAAAATGCTGCTGTCTTTCTGTATCACTCAGTATGGAATTGAAAGCATCTGCAGAGACTGGATTGGGCAAAGAAACATGGGGAGTAGCGGATGAATTGCCGGGTAGAAAGGAATTCAAATTAGTAACTGGACTTTGTTGCGTTCCCGATGTCTGAGATTGGACTGGGAGGGCCTGAACTGCGACGGGAGTCCTATTAATAAGTCTCAGTGTCGAGGATGACCTCCCATACTCGTTATCACCTAAGTTCATATAAATCGACTGTGGATGTAAATTGCTTGGTGCAGAAACCTGATTACACATGGCAGAGATCATGGCAGAATTATTCTCATGACCTTCAGCTTCCTGATTAAATACAGGAGAACCAGGATCAGGGAGAACAGGCTGCTCAAGAAAAATTCCACAAAAGAAGTCATCTTCTATCTGGGCAGCAGCACCCAAGGAAGGTgaatttggggtgacaaattgACCAGGAAGTGATTCCTGTGAAGGTTTTCTATCTTCTGTTGCACAAATGTCCATAATGTCCGAATAATCATCATCGTTGGTGAGGTCCAAAATGTTGGTAACAGTACTTGGTGAAGGAGAACAAGTAAATTCTTTTAGTTCAGTCTGCTGACTCTGTTCCTTTTCACAATTGGGGGCCTTAACCTGAATCTTATCCACACCACGATCAACTTCCAGGACTGCCTTCCATGATCCATCAGCAAATACCATCACTTCTACAATGTTCTCACCAACATTTTTCAGTATCTGTATTTAGAAAGAGGGAAAAAATTAGAAGTTTATTTTTCGTTTCCATTTCAGGTTTTTTTGTCCCTAGGGCCAAGCTGGTGTAACCTTATAAATTGAGCGGGGAATTGGCTGAGATTAACATGAAAAAATCACCAAAATTTCCATTCCCAATATTAACGTGATGCCAAATTAACACCAGGAGAGAGAACACCAACAAAAGGTAATGGCAAAGGATTAAAGAACTTAACCAACTTGCCTCAACCATGTTTCGGTCAAGACGAATATCTGCATAGCAGACATACTGGTTGCAATGAGGGCAGCGCCAGTATGGCTTCTTTGAATTTATATTAATGAAGTTGTCAAAGTCGAAACACTACAGAAAAGAGAACAGAAACGTGAGGTCGacgagaagaaaaaagaaagggaaTATGATACAAATAACCCACTCACCCACACACAGAAACCTAGAGCAATTAAACACATCATGAATTTTTCTCTTTATCGTAAGAAGGTCTCTACAGACATTTAATCAAGATTTAGTACATTTTAACTTCAATTGCTTAAAGCAAAAATTACAAACCATATAACAGAGAGTGACATAAGTTAAAGTTAAAAATTACTTTATTGCATGTCGGCATCTAAAGCCCTATTTACTACTTATGGTAAGCAACACAGTATAAATAACCAGCAACCACCATTAGCATTCTCCATATTAAGTGATACTAACACAGGAGTCACTTACCTGGAAATGTTTGCATGAGCACCCTTTAACAGGCGTCTTGATACGTGTAAAGCTGTTTTTTAAAGATGAGACAGAAAGGACTATCAGCTTTTATAAAAAACaatatgtaaaaaaattactatcataaaaaaagcaaaaaatcaAACTTAAAGGATAATTGAAAAAATGATCTTAGCATAATGTTTACAGATTTAAGCATTTCCAGTGAAAGGAAGACAagctaccaaaaaaaaatatagcagAAGCCTGAAGAACAATAATACTTGTAAGACAAAGAAAACTTCAAAAGATGATTGTGAAtggtctaattttttttaaaaatcaacgCTAGAATTACTAGTTGTTAGAAACTAACTAACAACTCACAAGTCCAATTAGCTTTCTCTACAAAGAAGGGTATAAATGAAGATCCATGAATTAATACCAATTACCAAGCAGGAAGAACCATGGATATACACAATTAAGTAACAGAACAGATTACAATCTTCTAAAACtaatacatcggaaaatatttCCCTGTCTGCATTCAACAAAGGTACTATCAGTAAAAAACAAGGTCAGGTATAAAGAAACATTAAATGAAGTAAGAAGAGAAATATCAGGGGTTTGAGACTGGAAAGGATTGAGAAACAAACTGCAGGGTTCTGGAAGACTGAGTAGAAGTATAAAGTAGTCATTAGGAAAATTGGAATTGAGaaacatatttaatatttaggACTTCTTAACATATTAAAATCCAATCAATCAATTTGAACAAGAAGTAACATGGCCATTGTTCATTTACATCTAGTTGTAATCCAGCAGGAAAGGTCTAAAGAAAGGTGAGGTTCTAACCACAAGGTTCTACCACAAGCAGAAATACGATTGAGTTCCAAAAGAttgaaataacaaaaaaatagtaCTGATTGGATAAACTACAATAATTAAACGAGAAACCAAATATTTAACCAGGTAACCCTGAATTTCTGCAATTAACACGTGGTTTTAAAGTAGCTCTAACTAAAATTTCAACACAAATGTAGCCACATGACTCTGAAAAGGAAATCATATTTAGCTAAAACATTATAAGACCATCAAAAAGTGTATTGTGAACAGATAAAGATGACAAGAGCATGAATGCCTAACTCCAGTAGTCATTAAATGGATAAGGGatccagagagagagagagag from Lotus japonicus ecotype B-129 chromosome 2, LjGifu_v1.2 includes:
- the LOC130741205 gene encoding E4 SUMO-protein ligase PIAL2-like isoform X1, yielding MALQQPTVAAFKGTGQPLSPSDINSYRINAVVGRLNQHVQPSSTKPTRTDPYEFYNLCLSLSRGIDYALANGEIPAKAKDFPKLMKQICQRKNNELGKAAIMVLMISIKNACQYGWFEEKDSEELSTIANQIGNIYCSLGNVNAGPSSCNSTISSIIERFYPKMNMGPILVSIEAMPGYGASAVDFHITKKNVLPDVKILQWLFVAQIDNIETSACLISPQQVNFLLNGKGVDRRTNVQMDTGPQMPTHVTGLLKFGTNLLQAVGQFNGHYIILVAYMSFISLPEPPLLQDYVQPPVTSVDSDSDIIEGPSQISLNCPISFTRIKTPVKGCSCKHFQCFDFDNFININSKKPYWRCPHCNQYVCYADIRLDRNMVEILKNVGENIVEVMVFADGSWKAVLEVDRGVDKIQVKAPNCEKEQSQQTELKEFTCSPSPSTVTNILDLTNDDDYSDIMDICATEDRKPSQESLPGQFVTPNSPSLGAAAQIEDDFFCGIFLEQPVLPDPGSPVFNQEAEGHENNSAMISAMCNQVSAPSNLHPQSIYMNLGDNEYGRSSSTLRLINRTPVAVQALPVQSQTSGTQQSPVTNLNSFLPGNSSATPHVSLPNPVSADAFNSILSDTERQQHFSRPPLNQPQVSGLNSSAYQHRSATQDRVPPVCMPAPTPLQNPYRSGSLNNFTNPHLQQSLNPLSPRERLMQSYGLLSRNAQTARATSNSQRDSVMAAAQAARQSQSISVQNQTAATSGEQRRTVGGTVLSVSRTDDLFTSQPDQNWRPTRRMRGSLELDSRHYPEAVTQRIIAPTQTPVLGSRPQGSQPVRPTGGSPQLDVLIANNKNAHK
- the LOC130741205 gene encoding E4 SUMO-protein ligase PIAL2-like isoform X2; the encoded protein is MALQQPTVAAFKGTGQPLSPSDINSYRINAVVGRLNQHVQPSSTKPTRTDPYEFYNLCLSLSRGIDYALANGEIPAKAKDFPKLMKQICQRKNNELGKAAIMVLMISIKNACQYGWFEEKDSEELSTIANQIGNIYCSLGNVNAGPSSCNSTISSIIERFYPKMNMGPILVSIEAMPGYGASAVDFHITKKNVLPDVKIWLFVAQIDNIETSACLISPQQVNFLLNGKGVDRRTNVQMDTGPQMPTHVTGLLKFGTNLLQAVGQFNGHYIILVAYMSFISLPEPPLLQDYVQPPVTSVDSDSDIIEGPSQISLNCPISFTRIKTPVKGCSCKHFQCFDFDNFININSKKPYWRCPHCNQYVCYADIRLDRNMVEILKNVGENIVEVMVFADGSWKAVLEVDRGVDKIQVKAPNCEKEQSQQTELKEFTCSPSPSTVTNILDLTNDDDYSDIMDICATEDRKPSQESLPGQFVTPNSPSLGAAAQIEDDFFCGIFLEQPVLPDPGSPVFNQEAEGHENNSAMISAMCNQVSAPSNLHPQSIYMNLGDNEYGRSSSTLRLINRTPVAVQALPVQSQTSGTQQSPVTNLNSFLPGNSSATPHVSLPNPVSADAFNSILSDTERQQHFSRPPLNQPQVSGLNSSAYQHRSATQDRVPPVCMPAPTPLQNPYRSGSLNNFTNPHLQQSLNPLSPRERLMQSYGLLSRNAQTARATSNSQRDSVMAAAQAARQSQSISVQNQTAATSGEQRRTVGGTVLSVSRTDDLFTSQPDQNWRPTRRMRGSLELDSRHYPEAVTQRIIAPTQTPVLGSRPQGSQPVRPTGGSPQLDVLIANNKNAHK